The Thermoplasmatales archaeon genome includes a region encoding these proteins:
- a CDS encoding DUF5611 family protein — MRRYSIKKGHKANLDELLKKYFSVEGNLNEGFEFEENGIGKIFIKKEGNEILIDIKPPEKIEPNPEILKKWNNFLFEATGRTAKERKKLLEKELEN; from the coding sequence ATGCGAAGATATTCAATAAAAAAAGGGCATAAAGCAAATCTGGACGAATTGCTAAAAAAATATTTTAGTGTTGAAGGAAACTTGAATGAGGGATTTGAGTTTGAAGAAAATGGAATAGGGAAGATATTTATAAAAAAAGAGGGAAACGAAATACTAATAGATATAAAGCCACCAGAAAAAATAGAGCCAAATCCAGAAATATTGAAAAAATGGAATAATTTTTTATTTGAAGCAACAGGGAGAACAGCAAAAGAAAGGAAAAAATTGCTTGAAAAAGAATTGGAAAATTAA
- a CDS encoding DUF2116 family Zn-ribbon domain-containing protein, with protein sequence MPQHGHCHICGKAIKYGEDFCSEKCKSEYEGYIKKRRRLQIIFYILIFLVIIAYMIVILSQRSV encoded by the coding sequence ATTCCCCAGCACGGACATTGCCATATATGTGGAAAAGCAATAAAATATGGTGAGGATTTTTGCAGTGAGAAATGTAAAAGTGAATATGAAGGATATATAAAAAAGAGGAGGAGATTACAGATAATATTTTACATCCTGATTTTTCTTGTGATTATAGCATATATGATAGTTATACTAAGCCAGAGAAGCGTTTAA
- the pyrH gene encoding UMP kinase, with protein MKVVVSLGGSLLSLDNPEFIEKLSLLLKKISDEISLFIVVGGGKTARNYISTGRKFCEDERYLDEIGIAATRLNAYLINSFFRKKIPLTIEEALQIGPPVVMGGTFPGHSTDAVAAMLAKEARADHLVIATDVDGIYDKDPKIYRDAIKFDKIRIDKLIEMVGGEWKMAGYKVVVDPVACKIIRDGRIKTFVVNGKNLKELENAIYGKEFNGTVIEV; from the coding sequence ATGAAAGTTGTTGTTTCACTCGGTGGCTCATTGCTTTCATTGGATAATCCAGAATTTATAGAAAAACTTTCTCTTCTTTTAAAGAAAATATCAGATGAAATTTCTCTTTTTATTGTCGTTGGCGGAGGAAAAACTGCAAGAAATTATATATCTACTGGAAGAAAATTTTGCGAGGATGAAAGATATTTAGATGAAATTGGGATAGCAGCAACCCGCTTAAATGCTTATCTTATAAATTCCTTCTTCAGAAAAAAAATTCCTCTGACTATAGAAGAAGCATTGCAGATTGGCCCGCCGGTTGTAATGGGTGGAACTTTCCCGGGTCATTCAACTGATGCAGTTGCTGCAATGCTTGCAAAAGAAGCAAGGGCGGATCATCTTGTAATAGCAACAGATGTAGATGGTATATATGATAAGGATCCCAAAATTTATAGGGATGCGATAAAATTTGATAAAATAAGGATAGATAAGCTGATAGAGATGGTTGGGGGAGAATGGAAAATGGCTGGATATAAAGTTGTTGTTGATCCTGTTGCCTGTAAAATAATAAGGGATGGGAGAATAAAAACATTTGTTGTAAATGGAAAAAATCTGAAAGAATTAGAAAATGCTATATATGGAAAAGAGTTTAATGGAACAGTTATAGAGGTATGA